Genomic segment of Kibdelosporangium phytohabitans:
GTTCCGCGACGTTCTCCACGCGTTTCCCGTCGAGCCAGACCTCGCGGCCGTCGTGGAGACTCCGTTTGTACTGCTCGCCGGTCAGCGCCCCGGTGGCACCGGAAATGTCCATGTACTCCGACTCCTTAGTCTGACTTGGCAGGCCCGCACCGGGCGACAATTCGAAGTTACGGAACCTGCTCCGGCACGGAATCGGTCCGCTGCGGGAATCTCCGCCGCACTTGTCCGACACTGTGTAGGAAGGCGCGACGCGGTGTCGGAAAGCCTGCGCTCAGCCCGGGATCGTCGGAATCGTCACCCACTGCCAGTAGGTGAACTCGTCGAGGTTCCACTGGCCGCCGTGCCGCCCGCCGTTGCCGGACGCGCCGAGCCCGCCCATCGGGATGTGCGCGGCGTCGTAAATGGTCTGGCCATTGAGGGCGATCATTCCGGCTCGCAGACGCGCGGCGAAGCCGAGGCTGCGTGCGATGTCGCGACTGTGGATTGCCGCGGAAAGGCCGTAGTCGGTCGCGTTGGCCAGCGCGAGCGCTTCCTCTTCCGTCGAGAAGCGGGTGACCGGGGCGACAGGACCGAAGATCTCGCTGTGGAAGGCCGCGTTGTCAGCGGTCACGCCGTCCAGCACGGTTGGCTGGTAGAACGCCCCCTCGTGCGCGGCGCCACGCACGACCCGGGCGCCACCGGCGATCGCCGCCTCGACGATTCCGTGCACGCGCTCAGCCTGCGTGGCCGTGATCAGCGGGCCGAGCGTCGTCCCAGGCGCCTGCGGATCGCCGAGGCGCAGTTTCCCGGCGGCTGCGCTGAGCCGTTCGACGTATTCGTCGGCGACACTCTCGTGCACGAGATGTCGTCCGGTGGCCATGCAGATCTGTCCTTGGTGCCGGAACGAACCCCCGGCGCCGCCGACGACCGCCCGGCCGAGATCGGCGTCCGCCATGACGATGAACGCGTTGTTCCCGCCGAGTTCCAGCACCACCCGTTTGAGCAGACCACCCGCGACCTCACCGACGCGCC
This window contains:
- a CDS encoding aldehyde dehydrogenase family protein, translating into MAGTTMARWDLDEANGRIYSSGWRVGGGGTLPVVSPGDGGRVGLAGIADEHDVERAGAAAVAAQAEWSRASYRTRADVLMRAADVMRDIRADIENVLVRESGSLPAKAKHEIDKAIDELVAAAGLVTMSQGDLLPVEDPTTLGLARRIPVGVVGVIAPWNAPLMLAMRSVAPAIALGNAVLVKPDVKTAFSGGAVIAHVFERAGLPEGVLHVLPGGADTGEAVVRSRHTNAISFTGSSAAGRRVGEVAGGLLKRVVLELGGNNAFIVMADADLGRAVVGGAGGSFRHQGQICMATGRHLVHESVADEYVERLSAAAGKLRLGDPQAPGTTLGPLITATQAERVHGIVEAAIAGGARVVRGAAHEGAFYQPTVLDGVTADNAAFHSEIFGPVAPVTRFSTEEEALALANATDYGLSAAIHSRDIARSLGFAARLRAGMIALNGQTIYDAAHIPMGGLGASGNGGRHGGQWNLDEFTYWQWVTIPTIPG